The Anomaloglossus baeobatrachus isolate aAnoBae1 chromosome 10, aAnoBae1.hap1, whole genome shotgun sequence genome has a segment encoding these proteins:
- the CSKMT gene encoding citrate synthase-lysine N-methyltransferase CSKMT, mitochondrial isoform X1: protein MRISGCDCHNHFRPVSSLLLLMFRLHRVLVLCLRRPLVQPFGTNGDSIHGESLRHSMGSSLTWDNIYSCKSGEDASHFDWFCNYKDLQALLFPLIEEMAPGTQHSGQPLHVLDLGCGTSDVGLGLFRDSHIPLLISCVDRSKPAILAMREQFLQGLVTPKHRASRLEYIEGDVTHLQHVQSGSVSLVLDKGTSDALLRSGTEAAQGLVQEALRVLQTGGKLVQLTDEDPDARLGFLEKAGAGPAVTFHDLGDNNGMTYYAYIVTRSP from the exons ACCAGTTTCCTCTCTGCTGTTGCTGATGTTCAGGCTTCACCGCGTGCTGGTATTATGTCTGCGCAGGCCTCTAGTGCAACCATTCGGGACAAATGGCGACAGCATACATGGAG AGAGCCTCCGTCACAGTATGGGCAGCAGCTTGACTTGGGATAACATTTACTCTTGTAAAAGCGGAGAGGACGCTTCCCATTTTGACTGGTTCTGTAACTATAAAGACTTGCAGGCTCTCCTGTTCCCACTTATAGAGGAGATGGCTCCCGGCACGCAACATTCGGGGCAACCATTGCATGTGCTGGATCTGGGATGCGGCACCTCCGATGTTGGACTTGGTCTGTTTCGTGACTCTCATATTCCACTACTGATATCCTGCGTGGATCGGTCAAAACCTGCAATTCTTGCTATGAGAGAGCAATTTCTGCAAGGACTTGTGACTCCCAAGCATCGAGCCTCTCGCCTGGAGTATATAGAAGGTGACGTGACGCATCTGCAGCACGTACAGTCTGGCAGCGTATCACTAGTGCTGGATAAAGGAACCTCCGATGCTCTTCTGCGCTCGGGAACAGAAGCGGCTCAAGGACTGGTGCAGGAGGCCCTGCGAGTCCTGCAGACTGGCGGAAAGCTGGTTCAGCTCACGGATGAAGATCCTGATGCTAGACTTGGCTTTTTAGAGAAAGCCGGAGCGGGGCCGGCTGTGACATTTCATGATCTTGGTGATAATAATGGTATGACGTATTATGCCTACATTGTGACACGATCCCCATAA
- the CSKMT gene encoding citrate synthase-lysine N-methyltransferase CSKMT, mitochondrial isoform X2, with translation MFRLHRVLVLCLRRPLVQPFGTNGDSIHGESLRHSMGSSLTWDNIYSCKSGEDASHFDWFCNYKDLQALLFPLIEEMAPGTQHSGQPLHVLDLGCGTSDVGLGLFRDSHIPLLISCVDRSKPAILAMREQFLQGLVTPKHRASRLEYIEGDVTHLQHVQSGSVSLVLDKGTSDALLRSGTEAAQGLVQEALRVLQTGGKLVQLTDEDPDARLGFLEKAGAGPAVTFHDLGDNNGMTYYAYIVTRSP, from the exons ATGTTCAGGCTTCACCGCGTGCTGGTATTATGTCTGCGCAGGCCTCTAGTGCAACCATTCGGGACAAATGGCGACAGCATACATGGAG AGAGCCTCCGTCACAGTATGGGCAGCAGCTTGACTTGGGATAACATTTACTCTTGTAAAAGCGGAGAGGACGCTTCCCATTTTGACTGGTTCTGTAACTATAAAGACTTGCAGGCTCTCCTGTTCCCACTTATAGAGGAGATGGCTCCCGGCACGCAACATTCGGGGCAACCATTGCATGTGCTGGATCTGGGATGCGGCACCTCCGATGTTGGACTTGGTCTGTTTCGTGACTCTCATATTCCACTACTGATATCCTGCGTGGATCGGTCAAAACCTGCAATTCTTGCTATGAGAGAGCAATTTCTGCAAGGACTTGTGACTCCCAAGCATCGAGCCTCTCGCCTGGAGTATATAGAAGGTGACGTGACGCATCTGCAGCACGTACAGTCTGGCAGCGTATCACTAGTGCTGGATAAAGGAACCTCCGATGCTCTTCTGCGCTCGGGAACAGAAGCGGCTCAAGGACTGGTGCAGGAGGCCCTGCGAGTCCTGCAGACTGGCGGAAAGCTGGTTCAGCTCACGGATGAAGATCCTGATGCTAGACTTGGCTTTTTAGAGAAAGCCGGAGCGGGGCCGGCTGTGACATTTCATGATCTTGGTGATAATAATGGTATGACGTATTATGCCTACATTGTGACACGATCCCCATAA